A single genomic interval of Cyprinus carpio isolate SPL01 chromosome B24, ASM1834038v1, whole genome shotgun sequence harbors:
- the LOC109069498 gene encoding noelin-3 codes for MILLFGALNPLLFLIVFGLYPSMTIGPKEGWQVYSSAQDADGRCICTVVAPEQNLCSRDAKSRQLRQLLEKVQNMSQSIEVLNLRTQRDFQYVMKMENQMKGLRTKFRQIEEDRKTIMARNFKELKDRMDELQPLIPVLEQYKTDAKLISQFKEEIRNLSAVLTGIQEELGAYDYEQLYQRVLSLDSRLRNCMSKLTCGKLMKISGPVTIKTSGTRFGAWMTDPLASPRNNRVWYMDTYTNSKVVREYKSIADFISGLESRTYYLPFKWAGTNHVVYNGSLYYNKEQSNIIVKYSFETGRVLAQRALEYAGFHNVYPYTWGGFSDIDLMADELGLWAVYATNQNAGNIVISQLEPQTIEVLQTWNTEYSKRNAGESFMICGTLYITNSHLTGAKVYYSYNTKTSTYEYMDIPFHNQYFHISMLDYNARERALYAWNNGHQVIFNVTLFHVIKTEDDS; via the exons aCGATTGGTCCCAAGGAAGGATGGCAGGTGTATAGTTCAGCACAGGATGCTGACGGACGCTGTATCTGCACTGTGGTCGCACCGGAACAAAACCTCTGCTCCAGGGATGCCAAGAGCAGACAGCTCCGACAGCTGCTGGAGAAG GTGCAGAATATGTCTCAATCAATTGAAGTCCTGAATCTGCGCACGCAGCGCGATTTCCAGTATGTCatgaaaatggaaaatcaaaTGAAAGGGTTACGGACCAAATTCCGGCAAATTGAAGAGGACAGGAAAACTATAATGGCTAGAAACTTTAAG GAGCTGAAAGATCGCATGGATGAACTCCAGCCATTGATTCCTGTACTAGAGCAGTACAAAACAGATGCTAAGCTGATCTCTCAGTTCAAAGAGGAAATCAGGAATCTGTCTGCCGTGCTGACGGGCATCCAGGAGGAGCTGGGAGCTTATGACTACGAGCAGCTCTATCAGAGAGTGCTCAGCCTGGACAGTCGCCTACGAAACTGCATGAGCAAACTCA catgtggGAAATTAATGAAAATCTCTGGCCCTGTGACTATAAAGACATCTGGAACGCGGTTTGGCGCATGGATGACCGACCCTCTTGCATCTCCAAGAAATAACCGG GTTTGGTATATGGACACTTACACCAACAGCAAGGTGGTTCGAGAGTACAAAAGCATCGCAGACTTCATCTCCGGCTTGGAATCAAGAACCTATTACCTTCCCTTTAAATGGGCTGGAACCAACCATGTTGTCTACAATGGCTCTCTATACTACAACAAGGAGCAGAGCAACATCATTGTCAAATACAGCTTCGAGACCGGACGGGTTCTTGCCCAACGTGCTTTGGAGTACGCCGGCTTCCACAACGTCTACCCTTACACCTGGGGAGGCTTCTCTGACATCGACCTGATGGCGGACGAGCTGGGTCTGTGGGCTGTATACGCCACCAACCAGAATGCAGGAAACATTGTGATTTCTCAGTTAGAACCGCAGACGATAGAAGTTCTCCAGACGTGGAACACGGAATACTCCAAGAGGAACGCAGGCGAGTCCTTCATGATCTGCGGCACGCTCTACATCACCAATTCCCACCTGACCGGAGCCAAGGTGTATTATTCCTACAACACAAAGACCTCGACGTATGAGTACATGGACATCCCGTTTCACAACCAGTACTTTCACATCTCCATGCTTGACTACAACGCTCGAGAACGGGCGCTTTACGCCTGGAACAATGGACATCAGGTCATTTTCAATGTCACGCTTTTTCATGTCATCAAAACCGAAGACGACTCCTAA